One window of the Cryptomeria japonica chromosome 7, Sugi_1.0, whole genome shotgun sequence genome contains the following:
- the LOC131076382 gene encoding uncharacterized protein LOC131076382 isoform X2 translates to MTSEIQAAPCMMKVVEMSYCTEPGWRLATSQEAKHNLEMIKKEGLLKGRQKARLLDGWISQGRGGLRIGDDFRRNLGHMLVIQIQPSLNYSSGNSDSARSIYSDFALTLKRREVALLLCAYDWNYEVVYWLLNCWERGDTFNPVYVREGNTSFSNKTTFVEMNKMICSLGRILGEEGLASQKVDTRALSKDSVKEVMVSMGKSCWDKFSGKNKKILGQTFLEMVDGFTSDTIGRCSEVNWFENFASQEDTSNIWNFLWYYISSNVVASIVHKCFSLLVKDLGTEMFQARRQKEFIMSTAILHYVLEYEKDEGEGILARACKDTAGDGRQRFKDTLKNRSFYHYDASGDYPVLNKILIYAAKNEDSLLVNKVLDWGAQPQANLGPEQQNMALRYAIEQCRSSEILRNLFDKCPSKEEFANAKNEEGKSALHLACYYGDLDMCQMVLRYGGRPEVQDKRGRLPLHYMVVGSAKGSNERENVLRSLFDKCRSNEQVFDAADDEGMTALHWACRDADISVCNMVLEYGGKLDVRGDKGCLPLHYAVNGTGADRIEIIRSLFQECLSKEELVNLSNKEGMTALHCACRAADVSVCETVLQYGGKTDVLDGQERFPLYYAVERGNEGIVDLLIGVGDSDAVQKEPVSNLDLAKMVTCKGKDGVSPLDMAIKKYNIKLMVKLLSASQQPLETYIDKVDSARLLRESASEGNLEVVEKLLEKGADPLACDNQGQTALHHASMCENDYNAFKVTELMLAKCTSEEERKKWAYKLDDKDQTALSLAAMKGHERLCDYFCEINKDADGPGLVYEVVKRGHQDNPNIIFSLLCMGSRESIIDWGRRESVIDNSRQTLLHVAASTGRLYITDTLLQWSENPKVYVRTPDILGQTALHKAAKEGHADTVIVLLHWGAQPLLERDSDGRTALHCLAQNKSEDQAIAVAELLLKKCGSDEKKLLFLWASAAGLGTADEHLGDSPLKNFLLQQKEHFTKKIGKENNLLRTAACLGDVEMTKELLTRDARIGDIQDQNWLQGLKNEKERDNVETVCKQIQSIVEQGNDQPAISDYLGRRDFAYGLAALFLNPYLKPPITVGISGSWGMGKSSLMLQTEGILLKTAAQLALLLPSEMTSSVMTSSSFPGIQNLERSAKGQKKYQQIKKTVDLLNNDENEKDSVRECLNQYDAKYHNIYKSLAAMESSYMFESKDEQSKSEIDSPIEGSVPAILTVQYNAWKYRNESEALAGIAVEITKEMEGIMTDAQWLSTCLRNTWLKQKQVIWIEIIFPCLLAALLAISFTWILWLVLDKYKFKDSIEIKYSSLPLTIIIMVWTLVKKVMSTVNPVSVQLMNYIKLPDHAEKLGYQERVISDINFLREEISKKPYSLCSVASYIWHCMTQSCIISLLSCQNRGDILVSSIPSANLRIVVFVDDLDRCQESVILQVLSAINLVLAVCKINVILGMDKTILQRAIMKKYGDKSSKHNKKLANMYLQKIIQLPLDLPDPSEVQSKKFLDQHLGVFQKQKSASQTQSETDEEDDSVAEIEIAYNALFSLERFWGYKPDFTKILGLVTPTSGDGTSVETGENLPGTQTGVSKEVAITVQNAGDGNSKQMGPIQTLWQTVMKVAASMKCINLSKTGHIQTNHGTKATQEANIDKGDKSSSDFIPIR, encoded by the exons ATGACTTCAGAAATACAGGCCGCGCCCTGCATGATGAAGGTGGTCGAGATGAGCTACTGCACTGAACCAGGCTGGCGTTTAGCTACTTCTCAGGAAGCAAAACACAACCTTGAAATGATAAAAAAAGAGGGTCTTCTCAAGGGACGACAAAAAGCTCGTCTTCTTGACGGCTGGATAAGCCAGGGACGTGGTGGCCTCCGAATCGGAGATGACTTCAGAAGAAATTTGGGACACATGCTTGTTATTCAAATTCAGCCATCACTAAACTACAGCTCAG GTAATTCGGATTCCGCGAGGAGCATATACTCAGATTTTGCACTCACCCTCAAACGAAGAGAAGTTGCACTACTTTTGTGTGCGTATGACTGGAATTACGAAGTTGTGTACTGGCTTCTCAACTGTTGGGAAAGAGGAGATACTTTTAACCCAGTATATGTGAGAGAAGGGAACACATCTTTCAGCAATAAGACGACATTTGTAGAGATGAACAAAATGATATGTAGCTTGGGTAGAATACTGGGCGAAGAGGGACTTGCTAGTCAGAAAGTGGATACCAGAGCACTTTCTAAAGATTCAGTTAAAGAAGTGATGGTTAGCATGGGAAAGTCGTGTTGGGACAAGTTCAGTGGGAAGAATAAGAAGATCCTGGGGCAAACGTTTCTAGAAATGGTAGATGGATTTACCAGTGACACAATAGGGCGATGCTCAGAAGTGAATTGGTTTGAGAATTTTGCCTCTCAAGAAGACACATCAAATATCTGGAATTTCTTGTGGTACTACATCTCCTCTAATGTTGTAGCAAGCATTGTACATAAATGCTTTTCTTTACTGGTTAAAGATTTGGGCACTGAAATGTTTCAGGCAAGAAGACAAAAGGAGTTCATTATGTCAACCGCCATACTCCATTATGTCCTTGAATATGAGAAAGATGAGGGAGAGGGGATTCTAGCACGGGCATGCAAAGATACGGCAGGTGATGGTCGGCAACGTTTCAAAGATACACTGAAAAATCGATCTTTCTACCACTACGACGCATCTGGAGATTATCCTGTACTCAACAAGATTTTAATCTATGCAGCGAAGAATGAAGATAGCTTATTGGTGAACAAGGTGTTAGATTGGGGCGCCCAGCCACAAGCGAACCTTGGCCCAGAGCAACAGAATATGGCTCTAAGATATGCTATCGAGCAGTGTAGAAGTAGCGAGATTTTGAGAAATCTTTTTGACAAATGTCCTTCAAAAGAAGAGTTCGCCAATGCGAAAAACGAAGAAGGAAAGAGTGCTCTTCATTTGGCGTGTTATTATGGTGATTTAGACATGTGTCAGATGGTTCTTCGATACGGCGGAAGGCCGGAAGTTCAAGACAAAAGAGGCCGCCTCCCCCTCCACTATATGGTAGTTGGTAGTGCTAAAGGCTctaatgagagagaaaatgttttGAGAAGTCTTTTCGACAAATGTCGTTCAAACGAACAGGTCTTCGATGCAGCAGATGACGAAGGAATGACTGCTCTTCATTGGGCTTGTCGTGATGCTGATATAAGCGTGTGTAATATGGTTCTTGAATACGGGGGAAAGCTGGATGTTCGTGGCGATAAAGGCTGCCTTCCCCTACACTATGCAGTTAATGGTACAGGGGCTGATAGAATAGAAATTATAAGAAGTCTTTTCCAGGAATGTCTGTCAAAAGAAGAGCTTGTCAATTTATCAAATAAAGAAGGAATGACTGCTCTTCACTGTGCGTGTCGTGCTGCTGATGTGAGCGTGTGCGAAACGGTTCTTCAATACGGGGGAAAGACGGATGTCCTAGATGGTCAAGAGCGCTTCCCTCTCTACTACGCAGTTGAGAGAGGTAATGAAGGCATTGTCGATTTGCTGATTGGGGTAGGCGACAGCGATGCAGTGCAGAAAGAACCTGTCTCTAATCTTGACCTAGCGAAGATGGTCACTTGTAAAGGCAAAGATGGGGTGAGCCCTCTTGATATGGCCATTAAGAAATATAACATAAAGCTAATGGTGAAGCTATTGTCGGCTTCTCAACAACCATTAGAGACTTATATTGATAAGGTGGACTCTGCCAGGCTTTTGCGTGAATCTGCCTCTGAGGGAAATTTAGAAGTTGTGGAAAAACTGTTGGAGAAAGGAGCAGATCCACTTGCTTGCGACAATCAGGGTCAAACAGCTTTGCACCACGCTTCTATGTGTGAAAATGACTACAATGCATTTAAGGTAACTGAGTTAATGCTCGCCAAATGTACAAGCGAAGAAGAGAGAAAAAAATGGGCATATAAACTAGATGATAAAGATCAAACTGCTCTCTCTCTTGCAGCTATGAAAGGACACGAACGCCTCTGTgattatttttgtgaaataaataaagatGCAGATGGACCCGGCCTTGTCTATGAGGTGGTTAAAAGAGGCCACCAGGATAATCCAAATATCATTTTCTCTCTACTTTGTATGGGAAGTAGAGAATCCATAATTGACTGGGGCAGGAGAGAATCTGTAATTGACAACAGCAGGCAGACATTACTTCATGTCGCTGCTTCAACGGGTAGATTGTATATCACGGATACCCTTCTCCAGTGGTCAGAGAATCCTAAAGTATATGTGAGGACACCAGACATCCTTGGACAGACGGCGCTTCATAAAGCCGCTAAAGAGGGACATGCTGATACGGTCATAGTTTTGTTACATTGGGGAGCTCAACCATTACTGGAAAGAGATAGTGATGGACGAACGGCACTTCATTGTCTTGCGCAGAACAAATCGGAAGACCAAGCAATAGCAGTGGCTGAATTGCTGTTAAAGAAGTGTGGGTCCGATGAAAAGAAATTGCTTTTTCTGTGGGCCTCTGCTGCAGGGTTAGGCACTGCAGACGAGCATCTAGGCGATTCTCCACTTAAGAACTTTCTCTTACAACAAAAGGAGCATTTCACTAAAAAGATAGGGAAGGAAAACAATCTTTTAAGGACAGCTGCGTGTCTTGGTGATGTTGAGATGACCAAAGAATTGCTTACAAGGGATGCTCGAATCGGCGACATCCAGGACCAAAACTGGTTACAAggtttaaaaaatgaaaaagagaGAGATAATGTTGAGACAG TATGTAAGCAAATTCAGAGTATTGTAGAACAAGGAAACGATCAGCCAGCCATATCTGACTATCTGG GAAGAAGAGACTTTGCATATGGTCTTGCGGCATTGTTTTTGAACCCTTATTTAAAACCTCCTATTACAGTGGGTATCTCTGGTAGTTGGGGCATGGGTAAATCGAGCCTCATGTTACAG ACAGAAGGCATTTTGTTGAAGACAGCTGCACAACTGGCATTATTATTGCCATCCGAAATGACCAGCTCAGTGATGACAAGTTCGAGTTTTCCGGGCATTCAAAATTTGGAACGATCAGCAAAGGGCCAAAAAAAATATCAACAAATCAAGAAAACGGTGGACTTGCTCAACAATGACGAaaat GAAAAAGACTCAGTTCGCGAGTGTTTAAACCAGTACGATGCTAAATATCATAATATATATAAATCGCTAGCTGCTATGGAAAGCAGTTACATG TTCGAATCAAAAGATGAACAATCAAAGTCAGAAATTGATTCTCCAATAGAGGGAAGTGTCCCCGCTATTTTAACTGTGCAATACAATGCATGGAAATACAGGAACGAATCAGAAGCATTAGCAGGCATCGCAGTGGAAATCACAAAAGAAATGGAAGGAATAATGACAGATGCCCAGTGGTTGAGCACGTGTTTGAGAAATACCTGGCTAAAGCAGAAACAGGTTATTTGGATTGAGATTATCTTTCCATGCCTCCTTGCAGCTCTATTGGCCATTTCATTTACATGGATTTTATGGCTTGTGCTAGATAAATACAAATTCAAAGATTCAATTGAGATAAAATATTCATCTTTGCCTCTCACCATAATAATTATGGTCTGGACTCTGGTAAAGAAAGTGATGAGTACTGTAAATCCTGTGAGTGTTCAATTAATGAACTATATAAAACTTCCAGACCATGCAGAAAAGCTTGGCTATCAAGAAAGGGTCATATCTGATATCAATTTCTTGAGAGAGGAAATTAGCAAAAAACCATATTCCCTGTGCAGTGTTGCTTCCTACATATGGCATTGCATGACACAGTCCTGTATTATTTCATTGCTATCTTGTCAAAACCGTGGAGATATCTTGGTTAGTTCAATACCAAGTGCTAATCTAAGAATAGTTGTATTTGTCGATGATCTTGACAGGTGTCAGGAATCTGTCATTCTTCAG GTTTTGTCGGCTATTAATCTTGTATTAGCAGTCTGCAAAATCAATGTCATTCTCGGCATGGATAAAACCATACTCCAACGGGCTATAATGAAAAAATATGGAGACAAATCCTCAAAACATAACAAGAAGTTGGCAAATATGTACTTACAAAAAATAATACAACTGCCATTAGACCTCCCTGATCCCAGTGAAGTGCAATCAAAGAAGTTTTTGGATCAACACTTGGGAGTTTTCCAAAAACAAAAGTCAGCAAGCCAAACACAATCAGAAACAGATGAAGAAGATGATTCCGTAGCAGAAATAGAAATAGCATACAATGCTTTATTTTCTCTTGAGCGGTTCTGGGGATATAAACCTGATTTTACAAAGATACTTGGCTTGGTGACTCCTACTTCAG GTGATGGTACTTCAGTAGAGACAGGAGAAAATCTACCAGGAACACAAACAGGTGTTTCAAAAGAGGTTGCGATAACTGTGCAGAATGCAG GTGATGGTAACTCGAAACAAATGGGTCCCATTCAAACCTTATGGCAAACAGTAATGAAGGTTGCCGCAAGTATGAAGTGCATCAATCTTTCCAAAACTGGTCACATTCAAACCAACCATGGAACAAAAGCTACACAAGAAGCAAACATAGATAAAG GTGATAAAAGTTCAAGCGACTTCATTCCTATAAGGTAG
- the LOC131076382 gene encoding uncharacterized protein LOC131076382 isoform X1, with the protein MTSEIQAAPCMMKVVEMSYCTEPGWRLATSQEAKHNLEMIKKEGLLKGRQKARLLDGWISQGRGGLRIGDDFRRNLGHMLVIQIQPSLNYSSGNSDSARSIYSDFALTLKRREVALLLCAYDWNYEVVYWLLNCWERGDTFNPVYVREGNTSFSNKTTFVEMNKMICSLGRILGEEGLASQKVDTRALSKDSVKEVMVSMGKSCWDKFSGKNKKILGQTFLEMVDGFTSDTIGRCSEVNWFENFASQEDTSNIWNFLWYYISSNVVASIVHKCFSLLVKDLGTEMFQARRQKEFIMSTAILHYVLEYEKDEGEGILARACKDTAGDGRQRFKDTLKNRSFYHYDASGDYPVLNKILIYAAKNEDSLLVNKVLDWGAQPQANLGPEQQNMALRYAIEQCRSSEILRNLFDKCPSKEEFANAKNEEGKSALHLACYYGDLDMCQMVLRYGGRPEVQDKRGRLPLHYMVVGSAKGSNERENVLRSLFDKCRSNEQVFDAADDEGMTALHWACRDADISVCNMVLEYGGKLDVRGDKGCLPLHYAVNGTGADRIEIIRSLFQECLSKEELVNLSNKEGMTALHCACRAADVSVCETVLQYGGKTDVLDGQERFPLYYAVERGNEGIVDLLIGVGDSDAVQKEPVSNLDLAKMVTCKGKDGVSPLDMAIKKYNIKLMVKLLSASQQPLETYIDKVDSARLLRESASEGNLEVVEKLLEKGADPLACDNQGQTALHHASMCENDYNAFKVTELMLAKCTSEEERKKWAYKLDDKDQTALSLAAMKGHERLCDYFCEINKDADGPGLVYEVVKRGHQDNPNIIFSLLCMGSRESIIDWGRRESVIDNSRQTLLHVAASTGRLYITDTLLQWSENPKVYVRTPDILGQTALHKAAKEGHADTVIVLLHWGAQPLLERDSDGRTALHCLAQNKSEDQAIAVAELLLKKCGSDEKKLLFLWASAAGLGTADEHLGDSPLKNFLLQQKEHFTKKIGKENNLLRTAACLGDVEMTKELLTRDARIGDIQDQNWLQGLKNEKERDNVETVCKQIQSIVEQGNDQPAISDYLGRRDFAYGLAALFLNPYLKPPITVGISGSWGMGKSSLMLQTEGILLKTAAQLALLLPSEMTSSVMTSSSFPGIQNLERSAKGQKKYQQIKKTVDLLNNDENEKDSVRECLNQYDAKYHNIYKSLAAMESSYMFESKDEQSKSEIDSPIEGSVPAILTVQYNAWKYRNESEALAGIAVEITKEMEGIMTDAQWLSTCLRNTWLKQKQVIWIEIIFPCLLAALLAISFTWILWLVLDKYKFKDSIEIKYSSLPLTIIIMVWTLVKKVMSTVNPVSVQLMNYIKLPDHAEKLGYQERVISDINFLREEISKKPYSLCSVASYIWHCMTQSCIISLLSCQNRGDILVSSIPSANLRIVVFVDDLDRCQESVILQVLSAINLVLAVCKINVILGMDKTILQRAIMKKYGDKSSKHNKKLANMYLQKIIQLPLDLPDPSEVQSKKFLDQHLGVFQKQKSASQTQSETDEEDDSVAEIEIAYNALFSLERFWGYKPDFTKILGLVTPTSGDGTSVETGENLPGTQTGVSKEVAITVQNAGETSDGNSKQMGPIQTLWQTVMKVAASMKCINLSKTGHIQTNHGTKATQEANIDKGDKSSSDFIPIR; encoded by the exons ATGACTTCAGAAATACAGGCCGCGCCCTGCATGATGAAGGTGGTCGAGATGAGCTACTGCACTGAACCAGGCTGGCGTTTAGCTACTTCTCAGGAAGCAAAACACAACCTTGAAATGATAAAAAAAGAGGGTCTTCTCAAGGGACGACAAAAAGCTCGTCTTCTTGACGGCTGGATAAGCCAGGGACGTGGTGGCCTCCGAATCGGAGATGACTTCAGAAGAAATTTGGGACACATGCTTGTTATTCAAATTCAGCCATCACTAAACTACAGCTCAG GTAATTCGGATTCCGCGAGGAGCATATACTCAGATTTTGCACTCACCCTCAAACGAAGAGAAGTTGCACTACTTTTGTGTGCGTATGACTGGAATTACGAAGTTGTGTACTGGCTTCTCAACTGTTGGGAAAGAGGAGATACTTTTAACCCAGTATATGTGAGAGAAGGGAACACATCTTTCAGCAATAAGACGACATTTGTAGAGATGAACAAAATGATATGTAGCTTGGGTAGAATACTGGGCGAAGAGGGACTTGCTAGTCAGAAAGTGGATACCAGAGCACTTTCTAAAGATTCAGTTAAAGAAGTGATGGTTAGCATGGGAAAGTCGTGTTGGGACAAGTTCAGTGGGAAGAATAAGAAGATCCTGGGGCAAACGTTTCTAGAAATGGTAGATGGATTTACCAGTGACACAATAGGGCGATGCTCAGAAGTGAATTGGTTTGAGAATTTTGCCTCTCAAGAAGACACATCAAATATCTGGAATTTCTTGTGGTACTACATCTCCTCTAATGTTGTAGCAAGCATTGTACATAAATGCTTTTCTTTACTGGTTAAAGATTTGGGCACTGAAATGTTTCAGGCAAGAAGACAAAAGGAGTTCATTATGTCAACCGCCATACTCCATTATGTCCTTGAATATGAGAAAGATGAGGGAGAGGGGATTCTAGCACGGGCATGCAAAGATACGGCAGGTGATGGTCGGCAACGTTTCAAAGATACACTGAAAAATCGATCTTTCTACCACTACGACGCATCTGGAGATTATCCTGTACTCAACAAGATTTTAATCTATGCAGCGAAGAATGAAGATAGCTTATTGGTGAACAAGGTGTTAGATTGGGGCGCCCAGCCACAAGCGAACCTTGGCCCAGAGCAACAGAATATGGCTCTAAGATATGCTATCGAGCAGTGTAGAAGTAGCGAGATTTTGAGAAATCTTTTTGACAAATGTCCTTCAAAAGAAGAGTTCGCCAATGCGAAAAACGAAGAAGGAAAGAGTGCTCTTCATTTGGCGTGTTATTATGGTGATTTAGACATGTGTCAGATGGTTCTTCGATACGGCGGAAGGCCGGAAGTTCAAGACAAAAGAGGCCGCCTCCCCCTCCACTATATGGTAGTTGGTAGTGCTAAAGGCTctaatgagagagaaaatgttttGAGAAGTCTTTTCGACAAATGTCGTTCAAACGAACAGGTCTTCGATGCAGCAGATGACGAAGGAATGACTGCTCTTCATTGGGCTTGTCGTGATGCTGATATAAGCGTGTGTAATATGGTTCTTGAATACGGGGGAAAGCTGGATGTTCGTGGCGATAAAGGCTGCCTTCCCCTACACTATGCAGTTAATGGTACAGGGGCTGATAGAATAGAAATTATAAGAAGTCTTTTCCAGGAATGTCTGTCAAAAGAAGAGCTTGTCAATTTATCAAATAAAGAAGGAATGACTGCTCTTCACTGTGCGTGTCGTGCTGCTGATGTGAGCGTGTGCGAAACGGTTCTTCAATACGGGGGAAAGACGGATGTCCTAGATGGTCAAGAGCGCTTCCCTCTCTACTACGCAGTTGAGAGAGGTAATGAAGGCATTGTCGATTTGCTGATTGGGGTAGGCGACAGCGATGCAGTGCAGAAAGAACCTGTCTCTAATCTTGACCTAGCGAAGATGGTCACTTGTAAAGGCAAAGATGGGGTGAGCCCTCTTGATATGGCCATTAAGAAATATAACATAAAGCTAATGGTGAAGCTATTGTCGGCTTCTCAACAACCATTAGAGACTTATATTGATAAGGTGGACTCTGCCAGGCTTTTGCGTGAATCTGCCTCTGAGGGAAATTTAGAAGTTGTGGAAAAACTGTTGGAGAAAGGAGCAGATCCACTTGCTTGCGACAATCAGGGTCAAACAGCTTTGCACCACGCTTCTATGTGTGAAAATGACTACAATGCATTTAAGGTAACTGAGTTAATGCTCGCCAAATGTACAAGCGAAGAAGAGAGAAAAAAATGGGCATATAAACTAGATGATAAAGATCAAACTGCTCTCTCTCTTGCAGCTATGAAAGGACACGAACGCCTCTGTgattatttttgtgaaataaataaagatGCAGATGGACCCGGCCTTGTCTATGAGGTGGTTAAAAGAGGCCACCAGGATAATCCAAATATCATTTTCTCTCTACTTTGTATGGGAAGTAGAGAATCCATAATTGACTGGGGCAGGAGAGAATCTGTAATTGACAACAGCAGGCAGACATTACTTCATGTCGCTGCTTCAACGGGTAGATTGTATATCACGGATACCCTTCTCCAGTGGTCAGAGAATCCTAAAGTATATGTGAGGACACCAGACATCCTTGGACAGACGGCGCTTCATAAAGCCGCTAAAGAGGGACATGCTGATACGGTCATAGTTTTGTTACATTGGGGAGCTCAACCATTACTGGAAAGAGATAGTGATGGACGAACGGCACTTCATTGTCTTGCGCAGAACAAATCGGAAGACCAAGCAATAGCAGTGGCTGAATTGCTGTTAAAGAAGTGTGGGTCCGATGAAAAGAAATTGCTTTTTCTGTGGGCCTCTGCTGCAGGGTTAGGCACTGCAGACGAGCATCTAGGCGATTCTCCACTTAAGAACTTTCTCTTACAACAAAAGGAGCATTTCACTAAAAAGATAGGGAAGGAAAACAATCTTTTAAGGACAGCTGCGTGTCTTGGTGATGTTGAGATGACCAAAGAATTGCTTACAAGGGATGCTCGAATCGGCGACATCCAGGACCAAAACTGGTTACAAggtttaaaaaatgaaaaagagaGAGATAATGTTGAGACAG TATGTAAGCAAATTCAGAGTATTGTAGAACAAGGAAACGATCAGCCAGCCATATCTGACTATCTGG GAAGAAGAGACTTTGCATATGGTCTTGCGGCATTGTTTTTGAACCCTTATTTAAAACCTCCTATTACAGTGGGTATCTCTGGTAGTTGGGGCATGGGTAAATCGAGCCTCATGTTACAG ACAGAAGGCATTTTGTTGAAGACAGCTGCACAACTGGCATTATTATTGCCATCCGAAATGACCAGCTCAGTGATGACAAGTTCGAGTTTTCCGGGCATTCAAAATTTGGAACGATCAGCAAAGGGCCAAAAAAAATATCAACAAATCAAGAAAACGGTGGACTTGCTCAACAATGACGAaaat GAAAAAGACTCAGTTCGCGAGTGTTTAAACCAGTACGATGCTAAATATCATAATATATATAAATCGCTAGCTGCTATGGAAAGCAGTTACATG TTCGAATCAAAAGATGAACAATCAAAGTCAGAAATTGATTCTCCAATAGAGGGAAGTGTCCCCGCTATTTTAACTGTGCAATACAATGCATGGAAATACAGGAACGAATCAGAAGCATTAGCAGGCATCGCAGTGGAAATCACAAAAGAAATGGAAGGAATAATGACAGATGCCCAGTGGTTGAGCACGTGTTTGAGAAATACCTGGCTAAAGCAGAAACAGGTTATTTGGATTGAGATTATCTTTCCATGCCTCCTTGCAGCTCTATTGGCCATTTCATTTACATGGATTTTATGGCTTGTGCTAGATAAATACAAATTCAAAGATTCAATTGAGATAAAATATTCATCTTTGCCTCTCACCATAATAATTATGGTCTGGACTCTGGTAAAGAAAGTGATGAGTACTGTAAATCCTGTGAGTGTTCAATTAATGAACTATATAAAACTTCCAGACCATGCAGAAAAGCTTGGCTATCAAGAAAGGGTCATATCTGATATCAATTTCTTGAGAGAGGAAATTAGCAAAAAACCATATTCCCTGTGCAGTGTTGCTTCCTACATATGGCATTGCATGACACAGTCCTGTATTATTTCATTGCTATCTTGTCAAAACCGTGGAGATATCTTGGTTAGTTCAATACCAAGTGCTAATCTAAGAATAGTTGTATTTGTCGATGATCTTGACAGGTGTCAGGAATCTGTCATTCTTCAG GTTTTGTCGGCTATTAATCTTGTATTAGCAGTCTGCAAAATCAATGTCATTCTCGGCATGGATAAAACCATACTCCAACGGGCTATAATGAAAAAATATGGAGACAAATCCTCAAAACATAACAAGAAGTTGGCAAATATGTACTTACAAAAAATAATACAACTGCCATTAGACCTCCCTGATCCCAGTGAAGTGCAATCAAAGAAGTTTTTGGATCAACACTTGGGAGTTTTCCAAAAACAAAAGTCAGCAAGCCAAACACAATCAGAAACAGATGAAGAAGATGATTCCGTAGCAGAAATAGAAATAGCATACAATGCTTTATTTTCTCTTGAGCGGTTCTGGGGATATAAACCTGATTTTACAAAGATACTTGGCTTGGTGACTCCTACTTCAG GTGATGGTACTTCAGTAGAGACAGGAGAAAATCTACCAGGAACACAAACAGGTGTTTCAAAAGAGGTTGCGATAACTGTGCAGAATGCAGGTGAAACAA GTGATGGTAACTCGAAACAAATGGGTCCCATTCAAACCTTATGGCAAACAGTAATGAAGGTTGCCGCAAGTATGAAGTGCATCAATCTTTCCAAAACTGGTCACATTCAAACCAACCATGGAACAAAAGCTACACAAGAAGCAAACATAGATAAAG GTGATAAAAGTTCAAGCGACTTCATTCCTATAAGGTAG